GTTCGGTACAGATCTCGTCGCGAGAAAAGATAGGGGAGTTGCGTGAAAATAGGAAAATGATTATAGAGTGTGTGACTTCGCGCCGTATTGAGATAGCGATACAGTACGGGCTGTGAATTCCAATGACTCTTGTTTGAGTTTTGTTTGGTTGTTTTGTCAAGTTCCCCTTGTTTGCTTGACGTACATCGATTAGATACGAGTCAATATAGGATTACTTTAGACCGTAAAAACATCTTTTAGACGACAACGGTTCCTAACTCGATCTCTAAGTAATTTACAAGTGTTCGGTCGGCCAAACCTTACTTAGCAAACTGTGAGACGGTTAGGAGTCATCGTCTCGGGCATATTAGTTAGTACTATGATTATGACCGGGTTCCCGCGAGtatgtgtctgatcaggacatactCGGCCGTGGGGTGCGAGTGCGGAACCAACGGGCCGCGAGAGAGCTCCTTATCGCCGCAGTCAAGCTGCAACAATCACCTTCTCTCGGCAACGCGGTCACCAAACCAATACATAAGATCTACCCTCAGAAGGAAGAAATCCGCGAGGTTCCCATCGATGGAGCCGACTCATCGAAGGTCGTGCACATTGGCGCCTATCTCTCCGACGACCTGCAGTCATTAATCATTTCTTTCCTCAAAGAAAATGCCTCGACCTTTGCATGGGTAACTTCTGATATGAAGGGTATAGACCCCGCAATAACATCTCACGAGTTAAACGTCGATCCGACGTTCAAGCCTATTCGACAGAAGAGACGAAAGCTCGGACCCGAACGGTCCAAAGCAGTGAATGAGGAAGTTGACAGGTTGCTTGACGCAGGCTTCATCGTCGAAGTACGGTACCCGGAATGGCTAGCAAACCCCgtcgtttttaaaaagaaaaacgggaaatGGCGCATTTGTGTTGACTTCACGGATTTGAACAAAGCATGTCCAAAAGACAGTTACCCTCTCCCGCATATCAACCGTCTGGTGGAGTCGACTGCCGGCAACGAGCTCCTAACATTTATGGACTCTTTTTCCGGATACAATCAAATCATGATGCATACAGACGATCGCGAGAAAACGGCATTCATAACAGACAGAGGGACGTATTGCTACAAGGTCATGCCTTTCGGCCTAAAGAACGGAGGAGCGACTTACCAGCGTCTGGTCAATAGAATGTTTGCCGACAAACTCGGCAACACTATGGAAGTTTACATTGATGATATGCTGGTCAAGTCACTTCGCACCAAGGACCATCTCAACCATCTACAAGACTGCTTCAAAAACTGAACGAGTACGGGATGAAGCTAAATCCGGCAAAATGCACCTTCGGCGTCACGTCTGGAGAGTTCCTAGGTTACATTGTCACCCAGCGAGGCATCGAAGCAAAGCCCAAACAAATAACGGCTATCCTCGATCTCCCTAGTGCGAAGAACACCCGCGAGGTTCAGCGTTTAACCGGAAGGATTGCGGCACTGAACAGGTTCATCTCAAGATCCACTGACAAATGCCTCCCGTTATATGAGCtcttgcgaggaaataaaagaTTCGTTTGGGACGAAAAATGCGAGGAAGCTTTCAATCAACTGAAGCATTACCTAACGACACCTCTAGTTCTGTCGAAGCCCAAGGTCGGAGACACTCTATCCTTATACATTGCCGTCACCTCTTCGGCTGTTAGCAGCGTCCTAATACGAGAAGACTATGgcgaacagaaacctattttctacacCAGCAAGCGGATGACGGAACCGGAAACGAGATACCCAACCTTGGAAAATATGGCCCTAGCTATCATCACCTCGGCAAGAAAAATCAGACCTTATTTCCAATCGCACACTATCGAGGTGCTCTCCAACCAGCCCCTCAGGACGGTAATGCAAAACACCAACCAATCGGGAAGGTTAACAAAGTGGGCTATTGAGCTTAGCGAACACGACATCATGTACAAGAACCGCACAGCTGCTAAGTCGCAAGTTCTTGCTGATTTCTTGATCGAGCTAACGCCGGAGTTAGAACAAGATCTTGTGCTGCCAAGTCTGAGCTGGATACTGCACGTACATGGTTCATCTACGAACAAAGGTTCAGTGATGTCCTTAAAACCCAaaccttcttcatctttctctgcacatactttgtcccatgattGACAGTCGTTCAGTTTTGATTTTCCGGCATCCAACAACGAAGCCGAATACGAGTCTCTCATCGCAGGCCTTCGTCTCGCCAAAGCAGTAAAAGCTAAACGGATCAACGCATACTGTGACTCCCAACTCGTGGTAAGTCAATTTCTCGGAGACTACGACGTCAGGAACGATAGGATGGATGCTTACTTGAAACTCGTCAAAGATCTTACACAAGATTTTGAATTCTTCGAGCTAACGAACGTATGTGCAGACGCACTCGCAGCCCTTGGGAGTAAGCTACACGATCAGGTGAAAAGCACAATCCCAATACATAGGATTGAAAAGCCAAGCATCAGCCCCCCGACGGAACAACTTGCCATTGCAGCATCTATCGCCGACGCCATGGATATCGATGAAGAGGAACCTCGCACAACGGAAGAGCAACTCGAAGATTGGCGAACGGAATTCATCGCTTGCCTATCTGACGGGATACTACCTACAGAGAAATGGGAAGCAAGGCGGCTCAAAAGATGCAGTGCGCATTACGTCGTCATGGATGGAACACTCCATCGATGGACTGCAACCAAAGTACTCCTTAGGTGTATCTTTGGAGACGAAACAAGGCTGGTCATGGCCGAAACACATGAAGGAGCAGCAGGCAATCATTCAGGAAGACGAGCTCTCGCACTAAAAGTGAAAAGCCTCGGCTtctattggccaacaatgaacGCAGATTGCGAATCCTATGTCAAGAAATGCGATAGGTGCCAGCGACATGCTTCAACCATACACAGCCCGACAGAATTGCTCCACACCTTGACGGTGCCATACGCCTTCATGAGATGGGGAATGGATATAATCGGGCCAATGCCGAGTTCTCGACAGAAGAGATTCATCCTAGTCTTAACAGATTACTTcactaaatcataaactctaaacccttgagtgttttagcgtttagtgattttgatttagagtttaagatttatcctatagtttagggtttacccaagggtttagggtttaggatttagggtttagggattagggattatgatttagggattaggatttagggtttaatgttttgttgacgacgttaaaaatattttttttgtaattactactattttttatttatttttttttaccttttaattttaaaaaaataatataatttgacaatattttatttcgtTTTTAAAAGATGTCGAATAttaaataacacaatcctattggttggtgaacctagaagtATAAGTCTGTATGTATAATCCATCTGCATTTCTCAGAGAAAAACGAATCAAAATATTGTCAGGTGTTAAAAACTTAAAGTGGTGCTGCAGGATCGTTGGTTCACCATATATTTCTTTTGTTCTCGCTCTCTATATTACTTCTCCTTCATGTGTTTCCTCCTTCCTACAACGCCAAAAGAAACAAACtgcaaaacataataatataaacgAGTATTGTCCAACACTATGAACAACATTATCAACAGAACGCGACTCAAATCAACATCACAAGCCGCATATGAATTATTTACGTTTTCAACTCAAGAAACTGAACTTTGATCCATATTTTCAAATTGTCTCGATAGTTCTTCAATCTTTTTCTTCTCCTCACTCTCATCTAGAACCTCGGGACAACAAAACCTCTCAAGTAGTGGTGTCGGTTTTTTGAAATAACGTTCCTCATGATCTTGACCTTTGCTTGTTCGAAGTATCATAACGTCAATAGAAACTCGAAAATAGCCATCTTGGCCGAGATCAGTACCGTGTGATGATCGGACCCACAAGAAACTCTCTCCGTTTTCCACTCCCGACCCGGTCACTGAGACCGCATGCATTCCCCTAAACACTGGATCCTTGTACATTGGACCACGTTAAATCCCCTGTCAATATTAAAAACCCCATTCAAGATGATCCTTATTTTCATGGAAACAAAAGATACCTGCATAAAACGTCAGTTGTGTTGTAACACGAAAAACAAATCATGTACGTACCCCTTTGATCCGATTATAGTCCGGTTGAAATATTGGCATTTGATGAGAGCTTCTTCAATAGTTAAGATCTTATGTGCACTACCGATAAAGCCAAGGCTGGGTTTGGTTAAGACACGAGCAGGTGGGGGCTTTGTGCACCAATCAAAAGGACGATCCGCAGCTTGATAACGTATTCCAAGGCAGACATTATGTTCAGCTTGTAGCAAAAGTGGTGCAGTTTCTCATTAAGTATTCCCCTCCTTGGACAAACAAACTCCACGAGCTCTTTGTAGGAATACTCAATCCCTTTTCCACGGTTTTTAATCCAACGAATAGCTGTGACCATCTCCACAGCCACAATCGCCCAGCAGATATCTGTGCATTGTTTATCAATATAGTCAAATGTGTAAGTGAaaagaaaaaacgaaaaaaaaaacaatgtaaaaACAGAGGAATACCGTGAGGTCCTTGATTTTTCACTGGACCGTAATAAGAACTCCAGTCCTTCTTGATAGTTTCATCTGGAATAACCTAATAATAGCCAAAAGATAAATCATTTAaacacactatatatatatcattcataGATTATCAAGTGAGAACTTACCCGATGTTTTATCAACCGAGCATAAATTATTTCTATGGTGGCATCTGTGACTCTTTTTTCCTTTATTATCCTGTTTTCGACTTTGAGTATCTCTAGTTTATCAGGTTCCAGCTCTAGAATCTCGGAAACAATTCTACTGAGATAtattcttttatcttttttatatCTTCAAATAATTGCCCTGATTCGTAGATAAGCTGTATAAATACAAGAATAGTGAACGTTAATACAACATATAGAGAAATCTTAACTAGTTGAACCAAAATCAATAATCTATTCAATACTAAATGTATGCATACTTCGTACGGAAGATGTTCACTCTCCCTGGCTGTCGCCCTACTCGACTCTGGCTTTGATTCCATGGATATCACAAAGCTGCAAAAACTACATTCAGATGAGATTCAAGGCGAAAGAAACCAGAGTAGAGAAGCTGAGCTAaaattcattttcttgagagCTATGGGAGTTTTTTTGGTTCTATCTTCAACTATAGCAAGAACTAGGTGACTATAACTGAATAAATACGAAAGGACCATACTGCCCCTGGTTTGCAACAACATATACAAAGCTCATGTGATTACCAAGTAGCTTCAGAGAATCACAGAAACCCTAGTTCATACCAAGACTCTATACGCTTTGCATATGATTATCAAGCGACTCTTCAGACGATATTTACAATAACAGAGAACGAGAAGGTAATATACAggagaaatattcaaaaaacaaaCTATCAGAGGCAGAGCAACAACATTTACACACGAGAGAGTTCAACACAAATGTGGGGATTACAATCTCTCAGTCAAACTCACACACGAATTCAAGAATCTGTTGTTTGTtgttcaatctctctctctctctctctctctctctctctctctctctctctctctctctctctctctctctctctctctctctctctctctctctctctcttccttaagTGCGTAGCAAGAAAAAGATGAGCTTTAAGAAAGAATCAACAAGAACGTAGAAGGGCATACGATTACAGAATAAGAGAATGATCCTCAAGTAACTTATTTGAACGAGATTTACAGTAACATAGAATGAAGTAGCAACAAAAGGAACAAGATcgggaaaaaagaaaaacaaaacagagagtTCAATACAAACGTGAGGTTTACCTTCAGGAATCTCTCAATCAAACTCGTCTTGCACACACGAATTCAAGAATGTGTTGTTTGTATCTTTTGTTCagctgctctctctctctcttccttaagTGCGTCGCAATGTGGGTTTAGTTCAGCCAAACTCCAAGTGGGCTTCGCGTTCCGCGGCCCGTCTCTTCTATAACCTGAAAGAAAAAAGGAGAAGCCCAAGTCTTAGCCCATCTTCCCTAAGTGAAACTATGCATTTTGCAAAGGCAAGTGGATGAGTTTGTTATAACAAACTCTTGAGCTGGAATCGAAAAAAGGATCAAGTGAGAGAAAGCAGATCGAAAAAGTACAGAGAGAGGAAACGAGAGAAGACTTAACTCAAGTCGTGAGGTTGACGTCGACGGAGCCACGAAAGCGGTACACGGTTGGATCGAACCATTCCGGCGGTGGTTTACCGGCGTTATTGAGGATACGGCAAGTGAACTCGTTCTTTCTTCTTTGTAACTTGTGCGATTGATTCGCCATTGTTGAACTCTGTTAAAGCTTGAATCATAGTGAATCAGTTGAGGGATGCCGTTCCCTCCCCTGTGAGTAGATCAGCGAACACCGGCTTAACAAAAGCTTTGTGTTGATTTTGATTGCTTTCCTCAATTGTAAAACTGAAACCAAAATCAAACTCAAATCAATAACACACATTAAGCAAGATTTAAACCTAAGGAATTGGATCTAAAACTCTACAACTGGTATAAGAGCATAAGGTTGGGTGCTAAGGCTTAGAGTTGTATCAGATCTGataagtaaagagagagagagagagagatctcttATCTGTGATTGCGGCTTTAGCTTTCACGTTGTGGTTGAGATTATCTTGCTTGTGTTGTTGTGGCTGTTGCGGTTACGTCTTCTGTGTGCAGTGAATCTTGAGATCTCTACGGTTCAAGATGGAGCGGACTCATGGGAAGTTCGAGATGGATAAGTTTGACAGGAAGGGTGACTTCGGGATGTGGAAGTACAAGATGATGGCTCAGCTTGAGATTCAAGGTCTTCTGGCTGT
The window above is part of the Brassica napus cultivar Da-Ae chromosome C8, Da-Ae, whole genome shotgun sequence genome. Proteins encoded here:
- the LOC125591798 gene encoding uncharacterized protein LOC125591798 translates to MKLNPAKCTFGVTSGEFLGYIVTQRGIEAKPKQITAILDLPSAKNTREVQRLTGRIAALNRFISRSTDKCLPLYELLRGNKRFVWDEKCEEAFNQLKHYLTTPLVLSKPKVGDTLSLYIAVTSSAVSSVLIREDYGEQKPIFYTSKRMTEPETRYPTLENMALAIITSARKIRPYFQSHTIEVLSNQPLRTVMQNTNQSGRLTKWAIELSEHDIMYKNRTAAKSQVLADFLIELTPELEQDLVLPSLSWILHSFSFDFPASNNEAEYESLIAGLRLAKAVKAKRINAYCDSQLVVSQFLGDYDVRNDRMDAYLKLVKDLTQDFEFFELTNVCADALAALGSKLHDQVKSTIPIHRIEKPSISPPTEQLAIAASIADAMDIDEEEPRTTEEQLEDWRTEFIACLSDGILPTEKWEARRLKRCSAHYVVMDGTLHRWTATKVLLRCIFGDETRLVMAETHEGAAGNHSGRRALALKVKSLGFYWPTMNADCESYVKKCDRCQRHASTIHSPTELLHTLTVPYAFMRWGMDIIGPMPSSRQKRFILVLTDYFTKS